The Centroberyx gerrardi isolate f3 chromosome 7, fCenGer3.hap1.cur.20231027, whole genome shotgun sequence genome contains a region encoding:
- the slc5a11 gene encoding sodium/myo-inositol cotransporter 2 isoform X2 — translation MTFDLIAGNQGTSMPPSPSPSPGVQTTLVTVDIVVLVVYFLLVLAVGLWSMWKTKRSTVDGYFLAGKSMTWWPVGTSLFASNVGSGHFIGLAGSGAAAGIAAVAYEWNGMLMVLLLGWLFLPIYIASGVTTMPEYMQKRFGGKRIQLFIAVMYLFIYVFTKISVDMYAGAVFIQQALQWNIYLAVVLLLFITALYTVAGGLAAVIYTDAAQTGIMLAGALTLMGFSFAEVGGWNALLKGYATAIPSVRVPNSTCGIPRDDAFHLFRDPVNSDLPWPGVIIGMSIPSMWYWCSDQVIVQRSLAAKNLTHAKGGSLLAAYLKILPFFIMLLPGMISRILYPDEVACGDPEVCTEICGNPVGCSDIAYAKLVMELLPSGLRGLMMAVMIAALMSSLTSIFNSSSTIFTMDLWRSVRPRATEWELMIVGRVFVLVLVVVSVLWIPVVQASQGGQLFIYIQSISTYLQPPVSIVFLLGCFWKRTNEKGAFWGLTLGLLVGCIRMVLDFIYPTPLCYEEDDRPEVVKHVHYLYFSTMLSFLTLLLVVVVSLATEKPRPEQVSRLTWFTRFDPVEKPREQLERILCVLPTFLFTMSSLSLLHPADSASSVSSVQIQSRLVSALYWLCGMERRMAGGNEPAPPPSPEAAICSLEEDTCLRHVVNANLLICITVAVFIIGYWA, via the exons atgacctttgaccttataGCAGGCAACCAAGGGACCAGTATGCCCCCTTCTCCATCCCCGTCTCCAGGGGTCCAAACTACCCTGGTTACTGTGGATATAGTGGTACTGGTAGTCTACTTTCTGCTAGTGCTGGCTGTGGGCCTCTGG TCCATGTGGAAGACCAAGCGCAGCACGGTGGACGGATACTTCCTGGCAGGGAAGAGCATGACCTGGTGGCCA GTGGGCACCTCTCTGTTTGCCAGTAATGTTGGCAGTGGACATTTCATCGGCCTTGCTGGTTCAGGAGCTGCAGCGGGCATCGCGGCTGTCGCATATGAATGGAAT GGTATGCtgatggtgctgctgctgggatgGCTCTTCCTGCCCATCTATATCGCCTCTGGG GTGACAACCATGCCAGAATATATGCAGAAACGATTTGGTGGGAAGAGAATACAATTATTCATAGCTGTCATGTACTTATTTATTTACGTCTTCACAAAGATATCG gtGGACATGTATGCCGGGGCAGTGTTCATTCAGCAGGCCTTACAATGGAATATCTACCTTGCTGTTGTGCTGCTCCTGTTCATCACAGCTCTCTACACTGTAGCAG GTGGCCTGGCTGCAGTCATCTACACAGATGCTGCGCAAACTGGCATCATGCTGGCAGGAGCCCTCACCCTCATGGGTTTCA GTTTTGCGGAGGTGGGGGGCTGGAATGCTCTGCTGAAGGGTTACGCCACCGCCATCCCCTCGGTACGCGTCCCCAACTCCACTTGCGGCATCCCACGAGATGACGCCTTCCACCTGTTCAGAGACCCAGTGAACTCTGACCTGCCTTGGCCTGGGGTCATCATTGGCATGTCCATCCCCTCCATGTGGTACTGGTGCTCTGATCAG GTGATTGTGCAGCGCTCCCTGGCTGCCAAGAACCTGACCCATGCTAAAGGCGGCTCCCTGCTGGCTGCCTACCTTAAGATTCTGCCGTTCTTCATCATGCTGTTGCCTGGCATGATCAGCAGGATCCTCTACCCAG ATGAGGTGGCGTGTGGGGACCCAGAGGTGTGTACAGAGATCTGTGGCAACCCAGTGGGCTGTTCAGATATCGCCTATGCTAAACTGGTGATGGAGCTGCTGCCCTCAG GTCTGCGGGGTCTGATGATGGCGGTGATGATTGCTGCCCTCATGTCCTCACTGACGTCCATCTTCAACAGCTCCAGTACCATTTTCACCATGGACCTATGGAGGAGCGTCCGGCCCCGCGCCACCGAGTGGGAGCTTATGATCGTGGGCAG GGTGTTTGTGCTCGTGCTGGTGGTGGTGTCAGTGCTGTGGATTCCTGTGGTCCAGGCCAGTCAGGGGGGCCAGCTCTTTATCTACATCCAGTCTATCAGCACCTACCTCCAGCCCCCTGTCTCCATCGTCTTCCTCCTGGGCTGCTTTTGGAAGAGGACCAACGAGAAG GGTGCATTCTGGGGTCTGACTCTTGGCCTGTTGGTGGGCTGCATCAGAATGGTGCTGGATTTCATCTACCCCACCCCCCTGTGCTACGAAGAGGATGACAGGCCTGAGGTGGTGAAGCATGTGCACTATCTCTActtctccaccatgctctcctTCCTCACCCTGCTGCTGGTGGTAGTAGTCAGCCTGGCCACAGAAAAGCCCAGACCTGAACAG GTCAGTCGCCTCACCTGGTTCACAAGGTTTGACCCAGTGGAGAAGCCCAGAGAGCAGCTAGAGCGG ATTTTGTGCGTCTTACCTACTTTCCTATTCACaatgtcttctctctccctcctccaccctgcagacTCCGCATCCTCGGTGTCCAGCGTCCAGATCCAGTCCAGGCTGGTGTCTGCCCTCTACTGGCTGTGTGGGATGGAGAGACGGATGGCGGGAGGGAACGAACCTGcgcctcctccttcacctgAGGCGGCCATCTGTTCCCTGGAAGAAGATACGTGTCTACGACATGTTGTGAATGCCAACCTCCTCATCTGCATCACCGTAGCCGTCTTCATCATCGGCTACTGGGCTTGA
- the slc5a11 gene encoding sodium/myo-inositol cotransporter 2 isoform X1, translating into MTFDLIAGNQGTSMPPSPSPSPGVQTTLVTVDIVVLVVYFLLVLAVGLWSMWKTKRSTVDGYFLAGKSMTWWPVGTSLFASNVGSGHFIGLAGSGAAAGIAAVAYEWNGMLMVLLLGWLFLPIYIASGVTTMPEYMQKRFGGKRIQLFIAVMYLFIYVFTKISVDMYAGAVFIQQALQWNIYLAVVLLLFITALYTVAGGLAAVIYTDAAQTGIMLAGALTLMGFSFAEVGGWNALLKGYATAIPSVRVPNSTCGIPRDDAFHLFRDPVNSDLPWPGVIIGMSIPSMWYWCSDQVIVQRSLAAKNLTHAKGGSLLAAYLKILPFFIMLLPGMISRILYPDEVACGDPEVCTEICGNPVGCSDIAYAKLVMELLPSGLRGLMMAVMIAALMSSLTSIFNSSSTIFTMDLWRSVRPRATEWELMIVGRVFVLVLVVVSVLWIPVVQASQGGQLFIYIQSISTYLQPPVSIVFLLGCFWKRTNEKGAFWGLTLGLLVGCIRMVLDFIYPTPLCYEEDDRPEVVKHVHYLYFSTMLSFLTLLLVVVVSLATEKPRPEQVSRLTWFTRFDPVEKPREQLERVFTVERESRETLETTTTDTKETAVMERTNGKAYSASSVSSVQIQSRLVSALYWLCGMERRMAGGNEPAPPPSPEAAICSLEEDTCLRHVVNANLLICITVAVFIIGYWA; encoded by the exons atgacctttgaccttataGCAGGCAACCAAGGGACCAGTATGCCCCCTTCTCCATCCCCGTCTCCAGGGGTCCAAACTACCCTGGTTACTGTGGATATAGTGGTACTGGTAGTCTACTTTCTGCTAGTGCTGGCTGTGGGCCTCTGG TCCATGTGGAAGACCAAGCGCAGCACGGTGGACGGATACTTCCTGGCAGGGAAGAGCATGACCTGGTGGCCA GTGGGCACCTCTCTGTTTGCCAGTAATGTTGGCAGTGGACATTTCATCGGCCTTGCTGGTTCAGGAGCTGCAGCGGGCATCGCGGCTGTCGCATATGAATGGAAT GGTATGCtgatggtgctgctgctgggatgGCTCTTCCTGCCCATCTATATCGCCTCTGGG GTGACAACCATGCCAGAATATATGCAGAAACGATTTGGTGGGAAGAGAATACAATTATTCATAGCTGTCATGTACTTATTTATTTACGTCTTCACAAAGATATCG gtGGACATGTATGCCGGGGCAGTGTTCATTCAGCAGGCCTTACAATGGAATATCTACCTTGCTGTTGTGCTGCTCCTGTTCATCACAGCTCTCTACACTGTAGCAG GTGGCCTGGCTGCAGTCATCTACACAGATGCTGCGCAAACTGGCATCATGCTGGCAGGAGCCCTCACCCTCATGGGTTTCA GTTTTGCGGAGGTGGGGGGCTGGAATGCTCTGCTGAAGGGTTACGCCACCGCCATCCCCTCGGTACGCGTCCCCAACTCCACTTGCGGCATCCCACGAGATGACGCCTTCCACCTGTTCAGAGACCCAGTGAACTCTGACCTGCCTTGGCCTGGGGTCATCATTGGCATGTCCATCCCCTCCATGTGGTACTGGTGCTCTGATCAG GTGATTGTGCAGCGCTCCCTGGCTGCCAAGAACCTGACCCATGCTAAAGGCGGCTCCCTGCTGGCTGCCTACCTTAAGATTCTGCCGTTCTTCATCATGCTGTTGCCTGGCATGATCAGCAGGATCCTCTACCCAG ATGAGGTGGCGTGTGGGGACCCAGAGGTGTGTACAGAGATCTGTGGCAACCCAGTGGGCTGTTCAGATATCGCCTATGCTAAACTGGTGATGGAGCTGCTGCCCTCAG GTCTGCGGGGTCTGATGATGGCGGTGATGATTGCTGCCCTCATGTCCTCACTGACGTCCATCTTCAACAGCTCCAGTACCATTTTCACCATGGACCTATGGAGGAGCGTCCGGCCCCGCGCCACCGAGTGGGAGCTTATGATCGTGGGCAG GGTGTTTGTGCTCGTGCTGGTGGTGGTGTCAGTGCTGTGGATTCCTGTGGTCCAGGCCAGTCAGGGGGGCCAGCTCTTTATCTACATCCAGTCTATCAGCACCTACCTCCAGCCCCCTGTCTCCATCGTCTTCCTCCTGGGCTGCTTTTGGAAGAGGACCAACGAGAAG GGTGCATTCTGGGGTCTGACTCTTGGCCTGTTGGTGGGCTGCATCAGAATGGTGCTGGATTTCATCTACCCCACCCCCCTGTGCTACGAAGAGGATGACAGGCCTGAGGTGGTGAAGCATGTGCACTATCTCTActtctccaccatgctctcctTCCTCACCCTGCTGCTGGTGGTAGTAGTCAGCCTGGCCACAGAAAAGCCCAGACCTGAACAG GTCAGTCGCCTCACCTGGTTCACAAGGTTTGACCCAGTGGAGAAGCCCAGAGAGCAGCTAGAGCGGGTGTTcacagtggagagggagagcagggagacCTTAGAGACGACAACCACAGACACCAAGGAGACAGCAGTTATGGAAAgaacaaatggaaaagctt acTCCGCATCCTCGGTGTCCAGCGTCCAGATCCAGTCCAGGCTGGTGTCTGCCCTCTACTGGCTGTGTGGGATGGAGAGACGGATGGCGGGAGGGAACGAACCTGcgcctcctccttcacctgAGGCGGCCATCTGTTCCCTGGAAGAAGATACGTGTCTACGACATGTTGTGAATGCCAACCTCCTCATCTGCATCACCGTAGCCGTCTTCATCATCGGCTACTGGGCTTGA
- the arhgap17b gene encoding rho GTPase-activating protein 17b isoform X1: MKKQFNRMKQLANQTVGRAEKTEVLSDDLLQIERRMELVRLVSHNAHKRLVSCLQGQLGTDTEKRHKKLPLTALSQAMEDGGSQLGDESLIGKMMDVCGEAESRLASELMQHEVQIERDILEPLNQLAEVDIPNILKQRKQLAKLVLDYDSAKARWYQATKSNNQAMAAKADSLKDEMDEALNKVEICKDQLSADMYNFASKEGEYARYYVMLLEAQADYHRRSLAALEAAIPTIQLQQDSWMEKPAFGTALEEHLKRSNREIALPLEACVMMLLETGMKEEGLFRIAAGASKLKKLKAALDCSTSQLEEFYSDPHAVAGALKSYLRELPEPLMTFGLYDEWLQASNVSDPDKRLQALWVTCDSLPKTHKANLRYLVKFLAKLAQDSEVNKMTPSNIAIVLGPNLLWAKTEGTLAEMAAATSVHVVAIIEPIIQHADWFFPEEVDFNVSGMFAMPTHPATPDPEPNLERRRPGSLVGQEGDNHSPRKDSPARELTSTPPPQRNGSVHLTVGTPHSQGGSRGPSPHMVRRGTKKQAPAPPKQASPYASHPGSQTPGSPHHPPITPRRHPGKESLIHAPSHPPPQPPQAQQAQGESEPSPPSTPTPPDTPPHDGPHSNPLLFYHSGSLPRPSRPAPRPRPRPSVPPPPQPPTNDNGNDICSSASKIITDGGLVIKGIGRAFVPEIVVDQQQEGSAGHEPAPTPAPPTDPEIQSESTVL; encoded by the exons atgaagaaacaaTTCAACCGCATGAAGCAACTCGCCAACCAAACTGTTGGAAG GGCCGAGAAAACTGAGGTGCTGAGTGATGACCTCCTACAG ATCGAGAGGCGGATGGAGTTGGTACGTTTGGTGTCGCACAACGCACACAAGAGGCTGGTGTCCTGCCTGCAGGGTCAACTcggcacagacacagagaagagaCAT AAAAAGCTGCCCCTGACAGCGCTGTCCCAGGCCATGGAGGATGGAGGCAGTCAGCTGGGAGACGAGAGTCTGATCGG CAAGATGATGGATGTGTGtggggaggcagagagcaggCTGGCCTCTGAACTGATGCAGCATGAGGTTCAGATTGAGAGGGACATCCTGGAACCTCTCAACCAGCTTGCTGAg GTGGATATTCCTAATATACTAAAACAGAGGAAGCAACTGGCCAAGTTGGTTCTGGACTATGACTCGGCCAAGGCCAG GTGGTACCAGGCGACAAAGTCCAATAACCAGGCTATGGCAGCTAAGGCCGATTCTCTCAAAGACGAGATGGACGAGGCTCTCAATAAAGTAGAAATATGCAAG GACCAGCTCTCTGCAGACATGTATAACTTTGCTTCCAAAGAGGGGGAGTATGCACGCTATTATGTCATG TTGTTAGAGGCCCAGGCAGACTACCACAGGAGGTCTCTGGCAGCTCTAGAGGCAGCTATACCCACTATCCAGTTACAGCAAG ACTCGTGGATGGAGAAGCCGGCGTTCGGCACGGCCCTGGAGGAGCACCTGAAGAGGAGCAACCGTGAGATCGCCCTGCCCCTAGAGGCCTGCGTCATGATGCTGCTGGAGACCGGCATGAAGGAGGAG GGTCTCTTCAGAATAGCCGCCGGAGCTTCAAAACTGAAGAAGCTCAAGGCAGCGTTGGACTGTTCCACCTCACAGCTGGAGGAGTTCTACTCCGATCCCCATGCCGTCGCCG GAGCCCTGAAGTCCTACCTCAGGGAGCTTCCTGAACCCCTCATGACTTTTGGCCTGTATGACGAGTGGCTACAAGCCTCCAA tgtgtcTGACCCTGACAAGAGGCTTCAGGCCTTGTGGGTGACATGTGACAGTTTGCCAAAGACTCACAAGGCCAACCTCAG GTATCTGGTGAAGTTCCTGGCTAAGCTGGCTCAGGACAGCGAGGTTAATAAGATGACTCCCAGTAACATCGCCATAGTACTGGGGCCCAACCTGCTCTGGGCCAAGACTGAGGG GACGCTGGCAGAGATGGCAGCAGCTACATCGGTCCATGTGGTCGCCATCATAGAGCCCATCATCCAGCATGCTGACTGGTTCTTCCCTGAAG aGGTGGACTTCAACGTGTCGGGCATGTTCGCCATGCCCACCCACCCAGCGACCCCGGACCCTGAGCCCAACCTAGAGAGGAGACGCCCCGGCAGCCTGGTGGGGCAGGAGGGGGACAATCACAGCCCCCGTAAAGACAG CCCAGCGCGCGAgctcacctccaccccccctccccagagGAATGGTTCAGTCCATCTTACAGTAGGAACCCCCCACTCTCAGGGCGGGTCAAGGGGGCCCAGTCCACACATGGTGCGCAGAG GCACCAAGAAGCAGGCCCCGGCCCCGCCCAAACAGGCCAGCCCCTACGCATCCCACCCCGGCAGCCAGACACCCGGCTCCCCGCACCACCCGCCCATCACCCCGCGACGCCACCCTGGTAAAGAGAGCCTCATCCACGCCCCCAGCCACCCGCCCCCGCAGCCTCCTCAAGCCCAGCAGGCGCAGGGGGAGTCGGAGCCCTCTCCCCCCAGCACTCCCACCCCACCCGACACTCCACCTCACGACGGACCCCACTCCAACCCCCTCCTCTTCTACCACTCCGGATCTCTCCCTCGGCCCTCTAGGCCGGCTCCCAGGCCGCGCCCCAGACCCAGCGTGCCGCCGCCCCCACAGCCGCCGACAAATGACAATGGTAATGACATCTGCAGCTCCGCCTCCAAGATCATAACAG ACGGAGGCCTGGTCATAAAGGGGATTGGACGAGCCTTCGTCCCTGAAATCGTTGTGGACCAACAACAGGAGGGCTCTGCTGGTCATGAGCCCGCCCCCACCCCAGCCCCGCCCACAGACCCCGAGATCCAATCAGAGAGCACCGTTCTGTGA
- the arhgap17b gene encoding rho GTPase-activating protein 17b isoform X3, producing the protein MKKQFNRMKQLANQTVGRAEKTEVLSDDLLQIERRMELVRLVSHNAHKRLVSCLQGQLGTDTEKRHKKLPLTALSQAMEDGGSQLGDESLIGKMMDVCGEAESRLASELMQHEVQIERDILEPLNQLAEVDIPNILKQRKQLAKLVLDYDSAKARWYQATKSNNQAMAAKADSLKDEMDEALNKVEICKDQLSADMYNFASKEGEYARYYVMLLEAQADYHRRSLAALEAAIPTIQLQQDSWMEKPAFGTALEEHLKRSNREIALPLEACVMMLLETGMKEEGLFRIAAGASKLKKLKAALDCSTSQLEEFYSDPHAVAGALKSYLRELPEPLMTFGLYDEWLQASNVSDPDKRLQALWVTCDSLPKTHKANLRYLVKFLAKLAQDSEVNKMTPSNIAIVLGPNLLWAKTEGTLAEMAAATSVHVVAIIEPIIQHADWFFPEEVDFNVSGMFAMPTHPATPDPEPNLERRRPGSLVGQEGDNHSPRKDSTVNKQPEPAPRRTSTVNRKQPQLTSPIFQPPLPPLEAWGPAQPEPQPQPQPQALPLAAEAEQPSLGGAGSSGGGGLGGGVQVATVQPQVVTQLSAEESSPARELTSTPPPQRNGSVHLTVGTPHSQGGSRGPSPHMVRRGTKKQAPAPPKQASPYASHPGSQTPGSPHHPPITPRRHPGKESLIHAPSHPPPQPPQAQQAQGESEPSPPSTPTPPDTPPHDGPHSNPLLFYHSGSLPRPSRPAPRPRPRPSVPPPPQPPTNDNGNDICSSASKIITDGGLVIKGIGRAFVPEIVVDQQQEGSAGHEPAPTPAPPTDPEIQSESTVL; encoded by the exons atgaagaaacaaTTCAACCGCATGAAGCAACTCGCCAACCAAACTGTTGGAAG GGCCGAGAAAACTGAGGTGCTGAGTGATGACCTCCTACAG ATCGAGAGGCGGATGGAGTTGGTACGTTTGGTGTCGCACAACGCACACAAGAGGCTGGTGTCCTGCCTGCAGGGTCAACTcggcacagacacagagaagagaCAT AAAAAGCTGCCCCTGACAGCGCTGTCCCAGGCCATGGAGGATGGAGGCAGTCAGCTGGGAGACGAGAGTCTGATCGG CAAGATGATGGATGTGTGtggggaggcagagagcaggCTGGCCTCTGAACTGATGCAGCATGAGGTTCAGATTGAGAGGGACATCCTGGAACCTCTCAACCAGCTTGCTGAg GTGGATATTCCTAATATACTAAAACAGAGGAAGCAACTGGCCAAGTTGGTTCTGGACTATGACTCGGCCAAGGCCAG GTGGTACCAGGCGACAAAGTCCAATAACCAGGCTATGGCAGCTAAGGCCGATTCTCTCAAAGACGAGATGGACGAGGCTCTCAATAAAGTAGAAATATGCAAG GACCAGCTCTCTGCAGACATGTATAACTTTGCTTCCAAAGAGGGGGAGTATGCACGCTATTATGTCATG TTGTTAGAGGCCCAGGCAGACTACCACAGGAGGTCTCTGGCAGCTCTAGAGGCAGCTATACCCACTATCCAGTTACAGCAAG ACTCGTGGATGGAGAAGCCGGCGTTCGGCACGGCCCTGGAGGAGCACCTGAAGAGGAGCAACCGTGAGATCGCCCTGCCCCTAGAGGCCTGCGTCATGATGCTGCTGGAGACCGGCATGAAGGAGGAG GGTCTCTTCAGAATAGCCGCCGGAGCTTCAAAACTGAAGAAGCTCAAGGCAGCGTTGGACTGTTCCACCTCACAGCTGGAGGAGTTCTACTCCGATCCCCATGCCGTCGCCG GAGCCCTGAAGTCCTACCTCAGGGAGCTTCCTGAACCCCTCATGACTTTTGGCCTGTATGACGAGTGGCTACAAGCCTCCAA tgtgtcTGACCCTGACAAGAGGCTTCAGGCCTTGTGGGTGACATGTGACAGTTTGCCAAAGACTCACAAGGCCAACCTCAG GTATCTGGTGAAGTTCCTGGCTAAGCTGGCTCAGGACAGCGAGGTTAATAAGATGACTCCCAGTAACATCGCCATAGTACTGGGGCCCAACCTGCTCTGGGCCAAGACTGAGGG GACGCTGGCAGAGATGGCAGCAGCTACATCGGTCCATGTGGTCGCCATCATAGAGCCCATCATCCAGCATGCTGACTGGTTCTTCCCTGAAG aGGTGGACTTCAACGTGTCGGGCATGTTCGCCATGCCCACCCACCCAGCGACCCCGGACCCTGAGCCCAACCTAGAGAGGAGACGCCCCGGCAGCCTGGTGGGGCAGGAGGGGGACAATCACAGCCCCCGTAAAGACAG CACTGTTAACAAACAGCCGGAGCCCGCCCCGCGTAGAACCAGCACTGTAAATAGAAAGCAGCCGCAGCTAACCTCACCCATCTTCCAGCCCCCACTGCCCCCTCTGGAAGCTTGGGGTCCTGCCCAGCCtgagccccagccccagccccagccccaggcTCTGCCCCTGGCTGCAGAGGCTGAGCAGCCCAGCCTGGGTGGTGctggtagtagtggtggtggtggtctAGGTGGTGGGGTCCAGGTAGCCACAGTGCAACCTCAGGTTGTAACCCAGCTCAGCGCTGAGGAGAGCAG CCCAGCGCGCGAgctcacctccaccccccctccccagagGAATGGTTCAGTCCATCTTACAGTAGGAACCCCCCACTCTCAGGGCGGGTCAAGGGGGCCCAGTCCACACATGGTGCGCAGAG GCACCAAGAAGCAGGCCCCGGCCCCGCCCAAACAGGCCAGCCCCTACGCATCCCACCCCGGCAGCCAGACACCCGGCTCCCCGCACCACCCGCCCATCACCCCGCGACGCCACCCTGGTAAAGAGAGCCTCATCCACGCCCCCAGCCACCCGCCCCCGCAGCCTCCTCAAGCCCAGCAGGCGCAGGGGGAGTCGGAGCCCTCTCCCCCCAGCACTCCCACCCCACCCGACACTCCACCTCACGACGGACCCCACTCCAACCCCCTCCTCTTCTACCACTCCGGATCTCTCCCTCGGCCCTCTAGGCCGGCTCCCAGGCCGCGCCCCAGACCCAGCGTGCCGCCGCCCCCACAGCCGCCGACAAATGACAATGGTAATGACATCTGCAGCTCCGCCTCCAAGATCATAACAG ACGGAGGCCTGGTCATAAAGGGGATTGGACGAGCCTTCGTCCCTGAAATCGTTGTGGACCAACAACAGGAGGGCTCTGCTGGTCATGAGCCCGCCCCCACCCCAGCCCCGCCCACAGACCCCGAGATCCAATCAGAGAGCACCGTTCTGTGA
- the arhgap17b gene encoding rho GTPase-activating protein 17b isoform X2, whose protein sequence is MKKQFNRMKQLANQTVGRAEKTEVLSDDLLQIERRMELVRLVSHNAHKRLVSCLQGQLGTDTEKRHKKLPLTALSQAMEDGGSQLGDESLIGKMMDVCGEAESRLASELMQHEVQIERDILEPLNQLAEVDIPNILKQRKQLAKLVLDYDSAKARWYQATKSNNQAMAAKADSLKDEMDEALNKVEICKDQLSADMYNFASKEGEYARYYVMLLEAQADYHRRSLAALEAAIPTIQLQQDSWMEKPAFGTALEEHLKRSNREIALPLEACVMMLLETGMKEEGLFRIAAGASKLKKLKAALDCSTSQLEEFYSDPHAVAGALKSYLRELPEPLMTFGLYDEWLQASNVSDPDKRLQALWVTCDSLPKTHKANLRYLVKFLAKLAQDSEVNKMTPSNIAIVLGPNLLWAKTEGTLAEMAAATSVHVVAIIEPIIQHADWFFPEEVDFNVSGMFAMPTHPATPDPEPNLERRRPGSLVGQEGDNHSPRKDSPARELTSTPPPQRNGSVHLTVGTPHSQGGSRGPSPHMVRRGTKKQAPAPPKQASPYASHPGSQTPGSPHHPPITPRRHPGKESLIHAPSHPPPQPPQAQQAQGESEPSPPSTPTPPDTPPHDGPHSNPLLFYHSGSLPRPSRPAPRPRPRPSVPPPPQPPTNDNGNDICSSASKIITDV, encoded by the exons atgaagaaacaaTTCAACCGCATGAAGCAACTCGCCAACCAAACTGTTGGAAG GGCCGAGAAAACTGAGGTGCTGAGTGATGACCTCCTACAG ATCGAGAGGCGGATGGAGTTGGTACGTTTGGTGTCGCACAACGCACACAAGAGGCTGGTGTCCTGCCTGCAGGGTCAACTcggcacagacacagagaagagaCAT AAAAAGCTGCCCCTGACAGCGCTGTCCCAGGCCATGGAGGATGGAGGCAGTCAGCTGGGAGACGAGAGTCTGATCGG CAAGATGATGGATGTGTGtggggaggcagagagcaggCTGGCCTCTGAACTGATGCAGCATGAGGTTCAGATTGAGAGGGACATCCTGGAACCTCTCAACCAGCTTGCTGAg GTGGATATTCCTAATATACTAAAACAGAGGAAGCAACTGGCCAAGTTGGTTCTGGACTATGACTCGGCCAAGGCCAG GTGGTACCAGGCGACAAAGTCCAATAACCAGGCTATGGCAGCTAAGGCCGATTCTCTCAAAGACGAGATGGACGAGGCTCTCAATAAAGTAGAAATATGCAAG GACCAGCTCTCTGCAGACATGTATAACTTTGCTTCCAAAGAGGGGGAGTATGCACGCTATTATGTCATG TTGTTAGAGGCCCAGGCAGACTACCACAGGAGGTCTCTGGCAGCTCTAGAGGCAGCTATACCCACTATCCAGTTACAGCAAG ACTCGTGGATGGAGAAGCCGGCGTTCGGCACGGCCCTGGAGGAGCACCTGAAGAGGAGCAACCGTGAGATCGCCCTGCCCCTAGAGGCCTGCGTCATGATGCTGCTGGAGACCGGCATGAAGGAGGAG GGTCTCTTCAGAATAGCCGCCGGAGCTTCAAAACTGAAGAAGCTCAAGGCAGCGTTGGACTGTTCCACCTCACAGCTGGAGGAGTTCTACTCCGATCCCCATGCCGTCGCCG GAGCCCTGAAGTCCTACCTCAGGGAGCTTCCTGAACCCCTCATGACTTTTGGCCTGTATGACGAGTGGCTACAAGCCTCCAA tgtgtcTGACCCTGACAAGAGGCTTCAGGCCTTGTGGGTGACATGTGACAGTTTGCCAAAGACTCACAAGGCCAACCTCAG GTATCTGGTGAAGTTCCTGGCTAAGCTGGCTCAGGACAGCGAGGTTAATAAGATGACTCCCAGTAACATCGCCATAGTACTGGGGCCCAACCTGCTCTGGGCCAAGACTGAGGG GACGCTGGCAGAGATGGCAGCAGCTACATCGGTCCATGTGGTCGCCATCATAGAGCCCATCATCCAGCATGCTGACTGGTTCTTCCCTGAAG aGGTGGACTTCAACGTGTCGGGCATGTTCGCCATGCCCACCCACCCAGCGACCCCGGACCCTGAGCCCAACCTAGAGAGGAGACGCCCCGGCAGCCTGGTGGGGCAGGAGGGGGACAATCACAGCCCCCGTAAAGACAG CCCAGCGCGCGAgctcacctccaccccccctccccagagGAATGGTTCAGTCCATCTTACAGTAGGAACCCCCCACTCTCAGGGCGGGTCAAGGGGGCCCAGTCCACACATGGTGCGCAGAG GCACCAAGAAGCAGGCCCCGGCCCCGCCCAAACAGGCCAGCCCCTACGCATCCCACCCCGGCAGCCAGACACCCGGCTCCCCGCACCACCCGCCCATCACCCCGCGACGCCACCCTGGTAAAGAGAGCCTCATCCACGCCCCCAGCCACCCGCCCCCGCAGCCTCCTCAAGCCCAGCAGGCGCAGGGGGAGTCGGAGCCCTCTCCCCCCAGCACTCCCACCCCACCCGACACTCCACCTCACGACGGACCCCACTCCAACCCCCTCCTCTTCTACCACTCCGGATCTCTCCCTCGGCCCTCTAGGCCGGCTCCCAGGCCGCGCCCCAGACCCAGCGTGCCGCCGCCCCCACAGCCGCCGACAAATGACAATGGTAATGACATCTGCAGCTCCGCCTCCAAGATCATAACAG ATGTCTGA